AAAGGCTTCCCAGGGCCAGCGCCAACAGTGCAAAGGTCCGCTTCATGGTTGTCTCCTCTCATCCCTTTAGCCCACCCAGGGCAATTCCCCGGATAAAGAAGCGCTGGGCGAGCAGAAAGGCAATCAGGGTTGGTAGCAAGACCAGGATGGCCGTCGCCGCGACCACGTTCCAGCTCGTGACCTCCACGTTTTGCACCTGGGCTACGGCAATCTGGGCAGTCATCATCTCGCTGCGGTTGATGGTCACCAGGGGCCAGAGGTACATGTTCCAGGCTCCCAGAAAGGTGAGGGCCGAGAGGGCCCCCAGCGCTGGAGCCGAGAGCGGCAGGGCTACATGCCAGAGCATCCGCAGGTGCCCCGCCCCGTCTATACGGGCCGCGTCGAAGAGATCCTGGGGCAGGCTCTTGATGAACTGGCGCAACAGAAAGATGCCCAGCGGCGAGGCAATAAAGGGCACGATGAGGGCGGTGTAGCTGTTCAGCCAGCCAAGCTGCTGCACCAGCAGGTAGAGCGGTAGAAAGGTCACCTCGCCGGGAATGAGCAGCATGGCCACCACAAAGCCAAACAGGGCGCCCTGTCCAGCGAAAGGGATACGTGCCAGGGCGTATCCCAGGGTGGCCGAAACAAACAGCACCCCCAGTGTGGTACCCAGCGCCACCACCAGGCTGTTCAGCAGGTAGCGGGCCAGGGGGTATTTCTGCAGGGCCTCCTGGTAGGGCTCCAGGGTGGGGTGGGTCGGCCAGAACCCAGGGGCAAACAGTTCACCATCGCTCTTGAAGCTGGCCGCGAACAGGTTCAGCAGGGGCAGAACCAGCAAGAAGGCATACACCCAAAGCCCCAGGTAGAAGAGGGGCCGCGCCAGCCAGCGGGGCAGGCTACCCATAGTGCACCCTCCTCCCAAAGAAGCGGAACTGCAAGGCCGCCAACAGCAGAAGCACCAGGAAGAGGGCCACTGCCTGGGCCGAGGCGTAGTAGAAGCGGAAGTTGAAGAAGGCGTCCTGGTAGACCCGGTAGATCCAGACCGTGGTGCTCTCCATGGGCCCTCCACGGGTTAGCAGGTGAATCTGGCCAAAGGCGGTGAGGCTCGAGAGCAGGATCAGGAGGGCCACCAGAAACAAAGTGGGCGACAACAGAGGCAGGGTGATGCGCCAGAACTGCGTCCAGCTCCCGGCCCCATCGATGCGGGCGGCCTCGTAGAGCTCCTCGGGAATCTGCTGCAACCCCGCCGTGAGCAGGATGGCCGTAAAGCCCACCCCAGCCCAGGCGGTCAGGACGGCCAGGGCGGGCAGGGCCAGCTCGGGGCTGGTGAGCCAGGGCTGGCGGGAGAGGCCTGTGGCCTCGAGGGCGCGGTTCAGGGTGCCCCCCACCGGGTGCAGAAACCAGCCCCAGGCCACCGCCGCCACTGCGGTAGGCACGGCGGTGGTCAGGAAGAAAAGGGTACGGAAAAGCCCCACCCCAGGAAAGGGCCGGGCCACCATCAGTGCGGCCACCAGGCCCAGCACCAACTGCACCGGCGCCACAATAGCGGCAAAGACGAAGGTGGCCCCCACCGAACGCCAGAAGGCGGGATCCTTGAGCATCTCGGCGTAGTTAGCCAGACCCACCCACTCCCGGCTGGTGCCCAGCAGGTTCTCGCGGTGAAACGAAAGCCAGAAGGCATTCAGGGTGGGCCAGACGATAAAGAGGAGCATCAGAACCACCCCCGGAACCACCAGCAGGGTGGCCTCGAGGCCCTCTCCTGCTTTGAAGCGGGCCTGGGGTTTGGCTGCGGTCCAGGGGGTTTCTCGTCGCTCTACCGACACGGTCACTCCTCGCCTCGTAGAGCATCTCGTGAGTGTATCAGTGCAGTTTCAGAGCCTGTTTGACCTTTACATGACGCATCA
This DNA window, taken from Meiothermus sp. CFH 77666, encodes the following:
- a CDS encoding carbohydrate ABC transporter permease; this translates as MGSLPRWLARPLFYLGLWVYAFLLVLPLLNLFAASFKSDGELFAPGFWPTHPTLEPYQEALQKYPLARYLLNSLVVALGTTLGVLFVSATLGYALARIPFAGQGALFGFVVAMLLIPGEVTFLPLYLLVQQLGWLNSYTALIVPFIASPLGIFLLRQFIKSLPQDLFDAARIDGAGHLRMLWHVALPLSAPALGALSALTFLGAWNMYLWPLVTINRSEMMTAQIAVAQVQNVEVTSWNVVAATAILVLLPTLIAFLLAQRFFIRGIALGGLKG
- a CDS encoding sugar ABC transporter permease; the encoded protein is MLLFIVWPTLNAFWLSFHRENLLGTSREWVGLANYAEMLKDPAFWRSVGATFVFAAIVAPVQLVLGLVAALMVARPFPGVGLFRTLFFLTTAVPTAVAAVAWGWFLHPVGGTLNRALEATGLSRQPWLTSPELALPALAVLTAWAGVGFTAILLTAGLQQIPEELYEAARIDGAGSWTQFWRITLPLLSPTLFLVALLILLSSLTAFGQIHLLTRGGPMESTTVWIYRVYQDAFFNFRFYYASAQAVALFLVLLLLAALQFRFFGRRVHYG